Proteins encoded together in one Chitinophaga sp. LS1 window:
- a CDS encoding gliding motility-associated C-terminal domain-containing protein, whose product MRTKPVSVRLGAVLYLLLLLLPAIGLRAQTDITIGLGNGSNSTTSYPCPIQDWYQATRAQYLYRASELTAKGMGPGMINALKFNATSVGSDVDGAENYAIKIVGTTVSSLSDSYYEPVGNNFYGPLNYMPVVGLNSFTIPSGFFWNGTDNILVEVCGGAASYTHNPVFPYTTGLAFNGSHTYYQDAGTSLCGTSQVNSASTTRPDIIFNWTPAAACTGTPTAGTAASSASAVCLNESFTLSLTGVTVASGLKYQWQSSTDNSTWTNIPNDTLSSLTTTQTVSSYYRCVVTCTASSNAANSTSVQVTSPSLVHGTFTINKALPTGAGNFASFNDAYNYIKCGIDGAVIFNVVANAASAYNEQLIMTPVPGASATNTVTFNGNNDTIAYLSTSSAERAVIKLNGADYITFNDLIIQAKGSSSGQYGFGVQLLNDADYNTINNCKILINTTSTSSDFAGIVVSASATSATGTGSTSCDNNTFSNNTVTGGYYSMTLVASSTASNASNKVINNKFLDFYYYGMYIYGAYNLTFEKNTISRPSRTSVDNFYGIYVTNLSTKLNINANRITNPFGGNPTSTSTFYAIYFTSVDALNTLENVVSNNLIYNLTGSGSVYGFYNSSSDNVFYYHNTLSLDGSATPGTSYVTRGFYQTTQAAGVYLRDNMITINRGGQNIKHGIYFGTTSSDIVSNYNNIYLAATVANAYTGYYSANRATLTDWQTAATQDANSLAANPIYKDSTNGNYAPSSQTVNDRGFPVGIAADINSTTRSTSTPDMGAYEFTPDPCTAPPVPGTSTVNKNPVCVGTNVGLGLNGNSNGLTQTYQWQYATTATGPWTNLGTPINYPDTVIVSTSTLYYRTAVTCSGNTTYSTPVLLTVNPALPPNTYTVDKNSPASATNYTSFAAVKTALECGITGPVVFNVVAGRTPYEEQFSLDSIRGTSAINTITFLGNGNTIHYSSNTTDERAVIKLKHTDHIIFDSLNIDATGTGTYGYGVQFIDHADSNVVRHSNIVTNTTDGYNSNYAGIVINASDSDPATTGATRCTGNVIDSNTVTGGLYSVTIVGGSSDPVYGTTIRNNILQEFYYYGLYLEYTSGTLLKGNTIQRPTRTNVSYYYGLYAYGENTNLSVLENRFTNPFGGSLTSTNYFYGIYFSSVSSNSNTPILVANNIMYKTTGAGYQYGFYNYNSPNINYYHNTISLDNTGGSSSYYSRGYYQSSTTTGINFKNNIITINNSGANYKYAVYLSSTGTEFFADHNDYYVAGGGNNKFIGYNNGNQATLADWRGSAGQDAATISIDPVYADAPNGNLTPVIYPLDNTGIPLGITNDILHKTRSTTTPDIGAYEIDIVPCMSPLNPGTAVVTPNSNICMGTQITLDLTNNTPGGRMTYQWQASYTATGPWINVSDTLYVSHYKMELGMLNYFRCKIVCSGTDSAFSTIATVAMNAPLVKGLYTINPTGTGSRNFTSFQQAVTALECGIAGWVIFDVVPGTYNEKIRMRKIPGASDTSRVTFRSQTGDPISVTLTTPPTSAANYVLKLDSASYVTYKNITIKATGSTYARVVELAGNAAYDSLLTNILSMPSTTTNSTNMVGVYATSFKGNNNAIVGNTIQNGASGIYFSGTGTGELATSIVIDSNFITGAYVNGIYSSYVDHIVITRNNVNLTTPLASTAYGIYNYYDDGAFKTNHNIVNISNASTTTYGIYTYSCDASQADTAQMDGNRVIATTGNTGTMYGLGHQYSTYVNNVNNVINIATSGSSSYGLYSSSDANSVYYNNTVQSAATSSANNIAAYLGHASAGYSNVFYRNNIFSHTGGGYAMYTTSVGYHNSDYNTLYTSGTNLIRNTNTGANYTTLNDFVTAADQDVHSIVYKPAFEAGNNNLLPDLNNPEVWAIHGRGVQVRGNAHDFSGAYRPQTLAEGVPDMGAYEFLPAVEPVLLTPVPAAPSPGITQTFMFGTDTVAKVTWAASGAVPTSLTLKRYSGIKPPNLTPTQEFMYFYTDVDASGQYSNFDFKQYYVPSWQGTFTDEKTIHLGRTNNDSAWVVNDSSKVDTDFKTISENQLSYLDRYTGLKGSEPDVPSFPALPDSSNRGTRFWVGYGHQYYMNVDNSQNMVLYLSAQQPAHVVVKIHGTSYRKEYTVPANSVLASDIIPKAGLSDARLLGEGLYEQGISIESDVPIVAYAHIYSSASSGATMLLPVGTYGYEYYALTSRQNYSSTSYSWFYIIADNDNTVVEITPSVPTLAGKPAKVPFTVTLNKGQVYQVLGAIMSGSEGYDLSGSKVRSITNAAGKCYPVAVFSGNSRTSLGCDGSIGSSGDNAIQQNFPSQAWGMHYLTAPTSSSDDPATLSTNIFRVMVKDSATVVKLNNVPLTGLINGRYYQYQSNTADYLEANQPIMVAQYMASEGACPNTGSMGDPEMFYISPLEQGINAVGLYRNVLEAIDVNYLTVIIPTGALSSLLIDNSNLFDYTYAHPNKPGYSVVVKRWSAASAQCIVTSDSAFTAVTYGMGSVESYGFNAGTLVRNLNATTSFNNNYGSSSSSNYTCAGTPFHFTAMLPIKPVSITWELSQVSNLLPAGDVTQTNPVALDSIVANGKTYYKYDLTGDYMFTAPGTYYIPMKMQHPEIESCDNTSEVILTIKVIRKPVVDYSVDYSGCVADIAELTGSVITENNAAINTWKWNFADGTTASTQKVTRQYPAAGTYVEELHIITSEGCIGDTTKEVVANEPTAAKLVTDSFTVCYNSSVTFTVKDPETGVTYRWFNAKTGGALLDTGNTFTINPVTTPGIYYVEAMKNGCVSTSRTPATVTVLPQLTVPVVEVDSIGVNTIRFKWNAIPGATGYEVSIDGGNTWTTPSSGAQGTEHIVTGLKPVQEVTLIVKVKGCEDKLSDPVSAVTLTDGIYIPNAFSPNGDGLNDVLKVYGAVISEVHFMVFNQWGEKVFESNDQSVGWDGFYKSKAQPSGVYIYVVKLKLIDGSAVDRKGSVNLIR is encoded by the coding sequence ATGAGAACCAAGCCTGTTTCTGTACGCCTCGGGGCTGTCTTATACCTGTTATTGTTGTTGCTGCCGGCCATTGGTCTGCGTGCACAGACTGATATTACCATCGGTCTGGGCAACGGTAGCAACTCTACGACATCTTATCCATGTCCTATACAAGACTGGTATCAAGCTACCCGGGCCCAATATCTTTATCGAGCCTCTGAATTGACTGCCAAAGGCATGGGCCCTGGTATGATCAATGCCTTGAAATTCAACGCCACATCTGTAGGAAGCGATGTGGACGGTGCCGAAAATTATGCTATTAAAATAGTCGGCACTACGGTGAGTTCATTGTCTGATTCATATTATGAACCCGTAGGTAATAACTTTTACGGACCACTGAATTATATGCCGGTGGTGGGATTGAACTCCTTTACCATTCCTTCAGGTTTCTTCTGGAATGGTACGGACAATATCCTGGTAGAGGTATGTGGCGGCGCGGCTTCCTATACCCATAACCCCGTATTCCCTTACACGACAGGTCTTGCGTTCAATGGGTCCCATACATATTACCAGGATGCGGGTACCAGTCTTTGCGGCACCTCACAGGTGAACTCAGCATCGACGACCCGTCCTGACATTATTTTTAACTGGACTCCTGCCGCTGCATGTACCGGTACTCCCACTGCCGGTACTGCAGCCAGCAGTGCTTCAGCCGTATGTCTGAATGAAAGCTTTACACTTTCACTCACCGGTGTGACGGTTGCTTCCGGTCTGAAATACCAGTGGCAATCTTCTACAGACAATAGCACATGGACAAACATTCCCAATGATACATTGTCATCACTTACTACCACGCAGACTGTGTCTTCATATTACCGCTGCGTGGTTACCTGTACTGCCAGCAGTAATGCGGCGAACTCTACGAGTGTACAGGTCACTAGTCCATCGTTAGTACATGGTACTTTCACTATCAATAAAGCGTTGCCTACAGGTGCAGGTAACTTTGCATCCTTCAATGACGCATACAATTATATCAAGTGCGGTATTGACGGAGCAGTGATATTTAATGTAGTGGCCAATGCGGCTTCTGCATATAATGAGCAGCTGATTATGACACCGGTACCGGGGGCATCAGCAACGAATACAGTTACCTTCAATGGTAACAATGATACGATCGCTTACCTCAGTACATCGAGCGCAGAAAGAGCTGTGATCAAACTGAATGGTGCAGATTATATCACCTTCAATGACCTGATAATTCAGGCCAAAGGCAGTTCTTCCGGCCAATATGGATTTGGTGTACAATTGCTGAATGATGCAGATTACAATACCATCAACAATTGTAAGATCCTTATTAATACGACTTCTACCTCCTCAGATTTTGCAGGTATCGTCGTAAGTGCATCTGCTACATCAGCTACCGGAACAGGCTCCACCAGCTGTGACAACAATACTTTTAGCAATAATACTGTGACGGGTGGTTACTATAGCATGACGCTGGTAGCCAGCTCGACGGCCTCAAATGCCAGCAATAAGGTGATCAACAACAAGTTCCTGGATTTCTACTATTATGGTATGTATATCTATGGAGCATATAACCTCACATTTGAGAAAAATACGATCAGCCGTCCTTCACGTACTTCTGTGGATAACTTCTATGGTATCTATGTGACGAACCTGAGTACGAAATTAAACATCAATGCAAACAGGATTACTAACCCATTTGGTGGCAACCCCACCAGTACCAGTACCTTCTACGCTATTTATTTTACCAGCGTAGATGCGCTGAATACACTGGAGAATGTGGTGAGCAATAACCTGATCTACAACCTCACAGGTAGTGGTTCTGTTTATGGATTTTACAACAGTTCTTCAGACAACGTATTCTATTATCATAATACCCTCTCACTGGATGGATCTGCTACACCAGGTACCTCTTATGTAACCAGAGGGTTCTACCAGACTACACAGGCAGCAGGTGTTTATCTGAGGGATAACATGATCACCATCAATCGTGGTGGACAGAATATCAAGCATGGTATTTACTTTGGTACCACATCAAGCGACATCGTATCCAATTATAACAATATCTATCTGGCGGCGACAGTTGCCAATGCTTACACCGGTTATTATTCCGCTAACAGGGCGACATTGACTGACTGGCAAACCGCTGCAACTCAGGATGCCAATTCACTGGCAGCGAATCCTATCTATAAGGACAGCACGAATGGTAACTATGCCCCAAGCAGTCAGACAGTAAATGACAGAGGCTTCCCTGTAGGTATCGCAGCAGATATCAACAGCACTACCCGTAGTACATCTACACCGGATATGGGCGCCTATGAATTTACACCTGATCCATGTACCGCACCACCAGTGCCTGGTACATCGACTGTGAACAAGAATCCGGTATGTGTGGGTACGAATGTAGGTTTAGGTTTGAACGGCAATAGCAATGGTTTAACACAGACCTATCAATGGCAGTACGCTACTACTGCTACAGGACCATGGACAAACCTCGGTACGCCTATCAATTATCCTGATACGGTGATTGTGTCTACGTCCACCTTGTACTATCGTACAGCAGTGACCTGTAGTGGTAATACCACTTATTCCACGCCTGTGTTGCTGACTGTGAACCCTGCATTGCCACCAAATACCTATACGGTAGATAAGAATTCACCGGCCAGCGCTACCAACTATACCAGCTTTGCAGCTGTGAAAACCGCGCTGGAATGTGGTATTACTGGCCCTGTAGTATTCAATGTTGTAGCAGGGCGTACACCTTATGAAGAACAGTTCTCGCTCGACTCTATAAGAGGTACTTCCGCCATCAATACCATCACCTTCCTGGGTAATGGCAACACGATCCACTATAGCTCCAATACCACCGATGAGCGCGCAGTTATCAAACTGAAGCATACAGACCATATCATCTTCGATAGCCTGAACATCGATGCAACCGGTACAGGTACCTACGGTTATGGTGTACAGTTCATCGATCATGCTGATAGCAATGTGGTAAGACATAGTAACATCGTTACGAATACTACGGATGGTTATAATTCAAACTACGCTGGTATCGTGATCAATGCTTCTGACTCTGATCCGGCTACTACAGGTGCTACCCGTTGTACTGGCAACGTGATTGACAGCAATACTGTGACAGGTGGTTTGTATAGCGTGACAATTGTAGGTGGCAGCAGTGATCCTGTGTATGGAACAACCATCAGAAACAATATTCTGCAGGAATTCTACTACTATGGCCTGTACTTAGAATATACTTCCGGTACACTGTTGAAAGGCAATACCATACAACGACCTACCCGTACAAATGTGAGTTACTACTATGGATTGTATGCTTATGGTGAAAACACGAACCTGAGTGTATTGGAGAACAGGTTCACCAATCCTTTTGGCGGTTCACTGACCTCTACTAATTACTTCTATGGTATTTACTTCAGTAGTGTGTCTTCCAATTCAAATACGCCTATACTGGTAGCTAACAATATCATGTACAAAACTACTGGTGCAGGATACCAGTATGGTTTCTACAACTACAATTCTCCAAATATCAATTACTACCACAATACAATTTCATTGGATAATACAGGTGGTAGCTCTTCTTACTATTCAAGAGGCTACTATCAGTCCAGTACAACCACAGGTATTAATTTCAAGAATAACATTATTACTATCAATAACTCTGGTGCCAACTATAAATATGCAGTTTACCTGTCATCGACCGGTACAGAGTTCTTCGCTGACCACAATGACTACTATGTAGCCGGTGGCGGCAACAATAAATTTATCGGTTACAATAACGGTAACCAGGCTACGCTGGCAGACTGGAGAGGTTCTGCCGGTCAGGATGCAGCTACCATCAGTATAGACCCTGTTTATGCGGATGCGCCAAATGGCAACCTGACACCGGTTATCTATCCGCTGGATAATACAGGTATCCCATTAGGTATCACCAACGATATCTTACACAAAACCAGGAGCACGACTACACCTGATATCGGAGCCTATGAAATAGACATCGTACCATGCATGTCTCCGCTGAATCCGGGTACTGCGGTGGTAACGCCAAACAGCAATATCTGTATGGGTACCCAGATCACTCTTGATCTGACAAACAATACACCGGGTGGCCGTATGACTTATCAGTGGCAGGCTTCTTATACAGCTACTGGTCCATGGATCAATGTATCCGATACACTCTATGTATCTCATTACAAAATGGAGCTGGGTATGCTCAATTACTTCCGTTGTAAGATCGTATGTAGTGGCACCGACAGCGCATTCTCCACAATCGCTACAGTAGCGATGAATGCTCCACTGGTGAAAGGATTATACACCATCAATCCTACAGGTACAGGCAGCCGTAACTTCACCTCCTTCCAACAGGCTGTGACAGCATTGGAATGTGGTATAGCCGGTTGGGTGATCTTCGATGTAGTACCTGGCACTTACAATGAGAAGATCCGCATGCGTAAAATACCAGGTGCTTCAGATACCAGCCGTGTCACTTTCCGTAGTCAGACAGGCGATCCTATATCCGTTACATTGACTACCCCACCAACTTCGGCTGCGAACTATGTGTTGAAACTGGATAGCGCCAGCTATGTGACTTATAAAAACATTACCATTAAAGCGACTGGCTCTACTTATGCAAGAGTGGTTGAACTGGCCGGTAATGCAGCCTACGATAGCTTATTGACCAACATCCTGAGTATGCCGTCTACAACTACCAACAGTACGAATATGGTAGGTGTCTATGCAACCAGCTTTAAAGGAAACAATAATGCCATCGTTGGGAATACCATCCAGAATGGTGCCAGTGGTATTTACTTCTCAGGTACAGGTACGGGTGAATTGGCAACGTCCATCGTGATTGACAGCAACTTTATAACCGGTGCCTATGTGAATGGTATCTATTCATCTTATGTAGATCATATCGTTATCACCCGTAACAATGTGAACCTGACTACACCGCTGGCCAGCACAGCTTACGGTATCTATAACTACTACGATGACGGTGCGTTCAAGACAAATCATAATATCGTAAACATCAGCAATGCCAGCACTACAACCTATGGTATATACACCTATAGTTGTGATGCATCGCAGGCGGATACTGCGCAGATGGATGGTAACAGGGTGATTGCCACAACAGGAAATACTGGTACCATGTATGGTCTGGGCCACCAGTATTCTACTTACGTGAATAACGTAAACAATGTGATCAACATCGCCACATCAGGGAGCAGTTCTTATGGCCTGTATAGCAGTAGTGATGCAAATAGTGTGTACTATAACAATACTGTTCAGAGTGCCGCTACTTCATCTGCCAACAATATCGCTGCTTACCTGGGTCACGCTTCTGCCGGATACAGCAATGTCTTCTACAGAAATAATATATTCTCGCATACAGGTGGTGGTTATGCCATGTATACAACCAGTGTGGGGTATCACAACAGTGATTACAATACACTGTATACATCTGGTACGAACCTGATCAGAAACACGAATACAGGTGCGAACTATACGACATTGAATGATTTCGTGACAGCTGCTGATCAGGATGTACATTCTATCGTTTACAAACCTGCATTCGAAGCGGGTAATAATAACTTGCTGCCAGATCTGAATAACCCTGAAGTATGGGCGATTCATGGCCGTGGTGTACAGGTGAGAGGTAATGCACATGATTTCAGCGGTGCATACCGTCCACAAACACTGGCAGAAGGTGTACCAGACATGGGGGCGTATGAGTTCCTGCCAGCTGTAGAACCCGTGTTGTTAACACCGGTACCGGCTGCTCCATCTCCGGGTATTACCCAGACATTCATGTTCGGTACAGATACTGTAGCGAAAGTTACCTGGGCTGCTTCAGGTGCAGTGCCTACATCCCTGACGCTGAAACGCTACTCAGGTATCAAGCCGCCAAACCTGACGCCTACACAGGAATTTATGTACTTCTATACCGACGTAGATGCAAGTGGACAGTACAGCAACTTTGACTTCAAACAATACTATGTGCCTTCATGGCAGGGTACATTCACAGATGAAAAAACAATCCACCTGGGTAGAACGAATAATGACTCTGCATGGGTGGTGAATGACAGTAGTAAGGTCGATACTGACTTTAAGACGATCTCTGAAAATCAGTTATCATACCTCGACAGGTATACCGGTCTGAAAGGCAGCGAACCCGATGTGCCAAGCTTCCCAGCTCTGCCGGATAGTTCTAACAGAGGTACCCGTTTCTGGGTAGGCTATGGTCACCAGTACTACATGAATGTGGATAACTCACAGAACATGGTGTTGTACCTGAGTGCACAACAACCTGCACATGTAGTAGTGAAGATCCATGGTACCAGCTACAGAAAAGAATATACAGTACCAGCCAACTCCGTACTGGCATCAGATATCATCCCTAAAGCAGGTTTGAGCGATGCACGTCTGCTTGGCGAAGGATTGTATGAACAAGGTATCAGCATAGAAAGTGACGTGCCTATCGTAGCTTATGCACACATCTATAGTTCTGCCTCTTCCGGTGCAACCATGCTGTTGCCTGTAGGAACTTACGGATATGAATATTATGCGCTCACATCCCGTCAGAACTATAGTTCTACTTCTTATTCCTGGTTCTATATCATCGCAGACAATGATAATACGGTAGTTGAAATTACGCCATCCGTACCTACACTGGCAGGTAAACCAGCCAAGGTTCCATTCACCGTGACACTAAATAAAGGTCAGGTGTACCAGGTACTGGGTGCGATCATGAGTGGATCAGAAGGATATGATCTGTCTGGTAGTAAGGTGAGATCAATCACCAACGCAGCAGGTAAATGTTATCCGGTAGCTGTCTTCTCCGGCAATAGCCGTACGTCCCTGGGTTGTGATGGTTCAATCGGTAGCTCCGGTGATAATGCGATCCAGCAAAACTTCCCGTCACAGGCATGGGGTATGCACTATCTCACAGCGCCTACCAGCAGTTCTGATGATCCTGCTACACTCTCTACGAATATCTTCCGTGTAATGGTGAAAGACTCTGCTACCGTTGTGAAACTGAATAATGTGCCGCTGACAGGTTTGATCAATGGACGCTACTATCAATACCAAAGCAATACCGCTGATTACCTGGAAGCTAATCAACCAATTATGGTAGCTCAGTACATGGCATCAGAAGGTGCTTGTCCGAATACCGGTTCAATGGGTGATCCTGAAATGTTCTATATCAGTCCGCTGGAACAGGGTATCAATGCTGTAGGTTTGTATCGCAATGTATTGGAGGCGATAGATGTCAACTACCTCACCGTGATTATTCCTACAGGTGCTTTATCATCTCTCCTGATTGATAACAGTAACCTCTTCGACTATACTTATGCACATCCTAATAAACCGGGATATTCAGTAGTGGTGAAAAGATGGTCAGCTGCTTCTGCACAGTGTATAGTAACCAGCGACTCTGCCTTTACCGCAGTAACCTATGGTATGGGTAGCGTAGAAAGCTATGGCTTCAATGCCGGTACACTGGTGAGAAATCTGAATGCCACTACCTCCTTTAACAATAATTATGGCTCCAGCAGCAGTTCTAATTATACCTGCGCCGGTACGCCATTCCACTTCACAGCGATGCTGCCAATCAAGCCAGTCTCCATCACATGGGAACTGAGCCAGGTAAGCAATCTGTTGCCTGCAGGCGATGTGACACAAACAAACCCTGTAGCACTGGATAGCATTGTTGCAAATGGAAAGACTTATTATAAATATGACCTGACAGGTGATTACATGTTCACTGCACCAGGTACCTACTACATCCCGATGAAGATGCAGCATCCTGAGATCGAAAGCTGTGACAACACTTCAGAGGTGATCCTCACTATCAAGGTGATCAGGAAACCAGTAGTGGATTATAGTGTGGATTACTCCGGTTGCGTAGCTGATATCGCCGAGCTGACAGGTAGTGTAATCACAGAAAACAATGCAGCCATCAATACCTGGAAATGGAATTTCGCAGATGGTACGACAGCTTCTACACAAAAAGTAACCAGACAGTATCCTGCTGCAGGTACCTATGTTGAAGAACTGCACATCATTACTTCCGAAGGTTGTATCGGTGATACGACAAAAGAAGTAGTAGCGAATGAACCAACTGCAGCGAAACTGGTGACCGATAGCTTCACCGTTTGTTACAACTCATCTGTGACCTTCACAGTGAAAGATCCTGAAACCGGTGTGACCTATAGGTGGTTCAATGCGAAGACGGGTGGTGCCCTGCTGGATACTGGTAATACATTTACCATCAATCCGGTAACAACGCCTGGTATCTACTATGTAGAAGCAATGAAGAATGGTTGTGTAAGCACCTCACGCACACCAGCCACCGTCACTGTACTGCCACAGCTTACAGTACCTGTAGTAGAAGTGGATAGCATCGGTGTAAACACCATCCGCTTCAAATGGAATGCGATACCTGGTGCAACTGGTTACGAAGTAAGTATCGATGGTGGTAATACCTGGACTACACCTTCATCTGGTGCACAGGGTACAGAACATATAGTAACAGGTCTGAAACCGGTGCAGGAAGTAACGCTGATCGTGAAAGTAAAAGGTTGTGAAGACAAGCTCTCCGATCCGGTATCAGCAGTTACACTCACAGATGGTATCTATATTCCAAATGCGTTCTCTCCAAATGGTGACGGTCTGAATGATGTGCTGAAAGTATATGGTGCTGTGATCAGTGAAGTACACTTTATGGTGTTCAACCAGTGGGGTGAGAAGGTCTTTGAATCAAATGACCAGTCAGTAGGCTGGGATGGTTTCTACAAGAGTAAGGCGCAGCCTTCAGGAGTATACATCTATGTGGTAAAACTGAAACTGATAGATGGTAGTGCGGTAGATAGAAAAGGTTCAGTGAACCTGATCAGGTAG